A single region of the Brassica rapa cultivar Chiifu-401-42 chromosome A03, CAAS_Brap_v3.01, whole genome shotgun sequence genome encodes:
- the LOC103860639 gene encoding LOB domain-containing protein 38: MSCNGCRVLRKGCSETCILRPCIQWIESAEAQGHATVFVAKFFGRAGLMSFISSVPESQCPALFQSLLYEACGRTVNPVNGAVGLLWTGNWSVCQAAVETVLRGGSLRPIPELLTRDGGFPSPTSDEASEICMEMMNDSGDRNVYYHHSRFSSSRSRATASPPKRRRLASEQQQERPSSELDFSLIPTFPVKTTPFKEETRRPETPYSEESVTTAPFLDHIASERFVRGGGETTKLLNLFA; encoded by the exons ATGAGTTGCAATGGTTGTCGTGTTCTCCGGAAAGGTTGCAGCGAGACTTGCATTCTCCGTCCCTGTATCCAGTGGATCGAATCAGCCGAAGCTCAAGGCCACGCCACCGTCTTTGTAGCCAAATTCTTCGGCCGTGCTGGCCTCATGTCGTTCATCTCCTCCGTACCGGAATCTCAGTGCCCTG CTTTGTTTCAGTCCTTGCTCTACGAAGCTTGCGGAAGAACTGTGAATCCGGTGAACGGCGCCGTCGGGTTGCTGTGGACGGGGAACTGGAGTGTCTGTCAAGCGGCGGTTGAGACGGTGCTCCGCGGCGGTTCTTTGAGACCTATCCCTGAGCTGCTTACACGTGACGGCGGATTCCCGTCGCCGACTTCCGACGAAGCATCCGAGATTTGCATGGAGATGATGAATGATTCCGGTGATCGGAATGTCTACTACCACCACTCCAGATTCTCGAGCTCTAGGTCCAGAGCGACGGCTTCTCCGCCCAAACGGAGACGATTAGCGTCAGAGCAACAACAAGAACGACCGTCGTCGGAGCTAGATTTCTCTCTAATCCCTACTTTTCCGGTTAAAACGACACCGTTTAAGGAGGAAACGCGTCGACCAGAAACACCGTACTCGGAGGAATCCGTTACAACGGCGCCGTTTCTGGATCACATCGCCAGTGAGCGGTTTGTACGCGGCGGAGGAGAAACGACAAAGTTGCTCAACCTTTTCGCTTGA
- the LOC103860640 gene encoding protein LTV1 homolog, translating to MGKKKFIDKKKAATFELCPRDTSDPLYSDAPGGDKIFLRVDQNPVNINGFAEDNSQFDDAPEEGEEDLAYGYSSFAGSSSNNPLPADVRKEILELGYPDDGYNYLDHLREIKNTGGGSNFYANPKFEGEYLPRDVKAYDASRVKVSGVVVDGDGGEDDKLMYSVASKTVNVKVKKAIDPEVAALLEDSDGSEFGSDVEDLEEDFVVRANLAEEGEGCSGVSNEEEFARPPVAAENNPRVPRQIDELFDQLELNEYGSESDYDGEEEEDFKAQSVGDLIYEKPKDYELDEKYMNPADLLKNSDSAKDKEELEYIIRRSVQYGENLVNSNEDEFVEVVEESSDESEKWDCETIVTTYSNLDNHPGLICDPERARKKLSEALAKAKSLNGGGSRIITLQGKEKLPVEFLPGRRAEQTSVKPKAEPVKRKTHGQETKEEKKERKAAVKTEKREARKMKKETKELYRFETQRAQKAVAVSGPSSIPL from the coding sequence ATGGGGAAGAAGAAGTTCATCGACAAGAAAAAGGCGGCGACTTTCGAGCTCTGCCCTCGCGACACGTCAGACCCTTTATACAGCGACGCACCAGGAGGCGATAAGATCTTCCTACGAGTCGATCAGAACCCTGTGAACATCAACGGTTTCGCTGAGGACAACTCACAGTTCGATGACGCCcctgaagaaggagaagaagatttGGCTTATGGCTACTCCAGCTTCGCGGGTTCGAGTAGCAACAACCCTTTACCCGCTGATGTGAGGAAGGAGATTCTCGAGCTGGGTTATCCTGATGACGGGTACAACTACTTGGACCATTTGAGAGAGATCAAGAACACTGGCGGCGGTTCTAACTTCTACGCTAACCCTAAGTTCGAAGGTGAGTATCTTCCTCGTGACGTCAAGGCTTATGATGCGTCTCGTGTTAAGGTATCTGGCGTGGTGGTGGATGGAGATGGTGGTGAGGATGATAAGTTGATGTATAGCGTGGCGTCCAAGACTGTTAATGTTAAGGTGAAGAAGGCTATTGATCCTGAAGTTGCTGCTTTGCTTGAGGACAGTGATGGGTCtgagtttggttctgatgtTGAGGATTTGGAGGAGGATTTTGTTGTCCGAGCTAATCTTGCTGAAGAGGGAGAGGGTTGTTCTGGTGTGAGCAATGAGGAGGAGTTTGCTAGACCTCCTGTGGCGGCTGAGAACAACCCGAGAGTTCCTCGTCagattgatgagttgtttgaTCAGCTTGAGCTTAATGAGTATGGAAGTGAGAGTGActatgatggagaagaagaagaggacttCAAGGCGCAGAGCGTTGGTGATCTTATTTACGAGAAGCCGAAAGATTACGAGCTTGATGAGAAGTATATGAACCCTGCGGATCTGTTGAAGAACAGTGACTCTGCGAAAGATAAAGAGGAGCTTGAGTACATCATCCGCAGGTCTGTACAATACGGTGAGAATTTGGTAAACAGCAACGAAGATGAGTTTGTGGAGGTGGTTGAAGAAAGCAGCGACGAAAGCGAGAAGTGGGATTGCGAGACCATAGTGACAACGTACTCGAATCTCGATAACCACCCTGGTTTAATCTGTGATCCAGAGAGAGCTAGGAAGAAGCTGAGCGAAGCACTAGCTAAAGCAAAGAGTTTGAATGGTGGTGGGAGTAGGATCATTACCCTCCAGGGGAAAGAGAAGCTTCCGGTTGAGTTTTTACCCGGTAGGAGAGCTGAGCAAACCAGTGTGAAACCGAAAGCTGAACCGGTCAAGAGGAAGACTCATGGGCAAGAGACgaaagaggagaagaaagagaggaaAGCTGCTGTGAAAACAGAGAAGAGGGAAgcgaggaagatgaagaaagagACAAAGGAGCTTTATCGGTTTGAAACTCAGCGTGCTCAGAAGGCTGTTGCTGTTTCTGGTCCATCTTCTATTCCTCTTTAA